A genome region from Yoonia vestfoldensis includes the following:
- the ruvX gene encoding Holliday junction resolvase RuvX, which yields MILDAPEDFAAALPAHGALAGLDLGTVTIGVAVSDLMRSVASPLETIKRKKFTLDAARLFEITTHRMIVGLVLGLPRNMDGSEGPRCQATRAFARNLEKLTPLPITFWDERLSTVAAERAMLAADMSRKRRAERIDNVAASYILQGMLDRLRHLEARA from the coding sequence ATGATCCTTGACGCGCCCGAGGATTTTGCCGCGGCCCTGCCCGCCCATGGCGCGCTTGCGGGGCTGGACCTTGGCACGGTGACGATCGGGGTGGCGGTATCCGACCTGATGCGCAGCGTGGCCAGCCCGCTGGAAACCATCAAGCGCAAGAAATTCACGCTCGATGCGGCGCGGCTCTTTGAGATCACGACCCACCGGATGATCGTCGGGCTGGTGCTGGGCCTGCCGCGGAACATGGACGGGTCCGAAGGGCCGCGCTGTCAGGCGACCCGCGCCTTTGCGCGCAATCTCGAAAAGCTGACGCCGCTGCCGATTACATTCTGGGATGAACGCTTGTCCACGGTGGCCGCCGAACGGGCCATGCTCGCGGCGGATATGTCCCGAAAACGTCGCGCAGAGCGGATCGACAATGTCGCGGCAAGCTATATTCTGCAAGGCATGCTGGACCGGCTGCGACATCTGGAGGCGCGCGCGTGA
- a CDS encoding Hint domain-containing protein: protein MPSHLITIEVFRAEDVTVVDGVLQGEPLGFADELVLDDLYALAPQAAMLALDLIAEPAGLRRKTGARNAVHLDCCLTLMAPDGTTHDALVLVEENAGLAVGIYLMALGDIMPDCAYRLVGIARETATRRFAEAAAGSFARGTRITMGDGTMQPVETLSPGDLVLTRDAGKQPLRHVTQATMRATGRFAPVIITQGALHNEADLVLRPDHRIFIYQRSDLLGTGHAEVLIRARQLVDGVTVLRKRGGYVDYFQLVLDDHHIIYAEGIAAESHLVDANTKHAMPAGAKLHRHRPHLDYEVRDSLIDPATAADLLRRASTC from the coding sequence ATGCCAAGCCATCTGATCACGATCGAGGTGTTTCGCGCCGAGGATGTGACCGTCGTTGACGGTGTGCTGCAAGGAGAGCCGCTGGGCTTTGCCGATGAATTGGTGCTGGACGATCTTTATGCGCTGGCCCCGCAAGCCGCAATGCTGGCGCTGGATCTGATCGCCGAACCGGCCGGGCTGCGGCGCAAGACCGGCGCGCGCAATGCCGTGCATCTGGATTGCTGCCTGACGCTGATGGCCCCCGATGGCACCACCCATGATGCGCTGGTGCTGGTCGAGGAAAACGCAGGGCTGGCCGTCGGTATCTATCTGATGGCGCTGGGCGATATCATGCCGGATTGCGCTTACCGGCTGGTCGGGATCGCGCGCGAAACCGCGACCCGCCGCTTTGCCGAGGCGGCGGCGGGGTCTTTCGCGCGCGGCACAAGGATCACCATGGGCGATGGAACGATGCAGCCGGTCGAAACGCTTTCGCCCGGCGATCTGGTGCTGACGCGGGATGCGGGCAAACAACCGCTGCGCCATGTGACACAGGCCACGATGCGCGCAACCGGGCGCTTTGCGCCGGTGATCATCACCCAAGGGGCCTTGCATAACGAGGCCGATCTGGTGCTGCGCCCGGATCACCGGATTTTCATCTATCAGCGCAGCGATCTGTTGGGCACGGGCCATGCCGAGGTCTTGATCCGCGCGCGCCAGCTGGTCGATGGCGTGACCGTTTTGCGCAAACGCGGCGGCTATGTCGATTATTTCCAGCTGGTGCTGGATGATCACCATATCATCTATGCCGAAGGGATCGCCGCCGAATCGCATTTGGTGGATGCCAATACAAAACACGCCATGCCCGCAGGCGCAAAGCTGCACCGCCACCGCCCGCATCTGGATTACGAGGTCCGCGACAGCCTGATCGACCCCGCGACAGCGGCCGATCTGCTGCGGCGCGCCTCGACCTGCTAG
- the ccmI gene encoding c-type cytochrome biogenesis protein CcmI, whose protein sequence is MTFWIIVGVMTLAVAGLMAIPLLRTPDVQADNPDVAIYRAQLAEIDRDLERGLLDPAEADRSRTEIARRLLAASKMDQGMLRSDSRQGLVAISVLAVVAAVTFATYLQLGAPGYGDVPLQARLAASEQMRANRPAQAFLEQLAPPPPAVTLPEDYRAAIDRLREIAPTRPDDLEAWSRLAFHEVELRNYAGAARAQDQVVSILGDAAGPADLTRLLDLRVVAAGGLVSPEAEQVIRAILALDDTNLAARYYLGLLYDQTDRPDLAYRLWRDLAENGNPASFHAASARQMIEDAAFRAGIDYTLPALRGPSAEDIAAAQDMSPEDRQAMIGGMVEGLADRLANDGGTATDWARLIAAYGVLGDTDNARAIWVEAADVFGANAEAMAILTPAARDAGLLE, encoded by the coding sequence ATGACATTCTGGATAATTGTCGGCGTGATGACATTGGCTGTTGCCGGTCTGATGGCCATCCCGCTGCTGCGCACCCCCGATGTGCAAGCTGACAACCCCGATGTCGCGATCTACCGCGCGCAATTGGCCGAGATCGACCGCGATCTGGAACGCGGCCTGCTGGACCCCGCCGAGGCCGACCGCTCGCGCACCGAAATCGCGCGGCGCCTGCTGGCGGCCAGCAAGATGGATCAAGGCATGCTGCGCAGCGACAGCCGGCAGGGGCTGGTGGCGATCAGCGTGCTGGCGGTGGTCGCGGCGGTGACATTCGCGACCTATCTGCAGCTTGGCGCGCCGGGCTATGGCGATGTGCCGTTGCAGGCACGGCTGGCCGCGTCAGAACAGATGCGCGCCAACCGGCCTGCGCAGGCCTTTCTGGAACAGCTTGCACCGCCCCCGCCCGCCGTCACCCTGCCCGAGGATTACCGCGCCGCCATCGACCGCCTGCGCGAGATCGCCCCGACCCGGCCCGATGATCTCGAAGCCTGGTCGCGGCTGGCCTTTCACGAGGTCGAATTGCGCAATTATGCCGGTGCCGCGCGGGCGCAGGACCAAGTGGTCAGCATTCTGGGCGATGCGGCCGGACCGGCCGATCTGACCCGGCTGCTGGATCTGCGGGTGGTGGCGGCCGGTGGGCTGGTCTCGCCCGAGGCCGAACAGGTGATCCGCGCGATCCTGGCGCTGGATGATACCAACCTGGCCGCGCGCTATTATCTGGGGCTGCTTTATGACCAGACCGACCGGCCCGACCTGGCCTATCGGCTCTGGCGCGATCTTGCCGAAAACGGCAATCCCGCCAGTTTCCACGCCGCCTCTGCCCGCCAGATGATCGAGGATGCGGCCTTTCGCGCCGGGATCGATTATACCCTGCCCGCCCTGCGCGGCCCTTCCGCCGAGGATATCGCCGCAGCCCAGGACATGAGCCCAGAAGACCGCCAAGCGATGATCGGCGGCATGGTCGAGGGGCTGGCCGACCGGCTGGCCAATGACGGCGGCACTGCGACCGATTGGGCGCGGCTGATTGCGGCCTATGGCGTGCTGGGCGATACCGACAACGCCCGCGCGATCTGGGTCGAGGCGGCGGATGTCTTTGGCGCCAATGCCGAGGCCATGGCGATCCTGACACCGGCCGCGCGCGACGCAGGCCTGCTGGAATGA
- a CDS encoding SDR family oxidoreductase, producing MDLDISGKTALVCASSKGLGRGCAEALAGAGVNLVLNARGAEALEATAADIRARFGVQVTTIAADVATEDGRARLLAAAGDVDILVTNAGGPPPGLWSDWERDDFIKALDANMLAPIALMKAVLPGMIAKGWGRVVNITSGSVKAPIAQLGLSNAARAGLTGYVAGTARQVAQHGVTINNMLPGIHATDRAISLDTGVSKAQGIDMATAKAQREATIPARRYGTAAEFGAMCAFLCSQHAGFIVGQNIVLDGGAINATI from the coding sequence ATGGATCTGGATATTTCGGGCAAGACGGCATTGGTCTGCGCATCGTCAAAGGGGCTGGGGCGCGGCTGTGCCGAGGCTTTGGCCGGCGCGGGGGTCAACCTTGTGCTGAACGCGCGCGGCGCAGAGGCGCTAGAGGCGACAGCCGCCGATATCCGCGCCCGTTTCGGCGTGCAGGTCACGACAATCGCCGCCGATGTGGCGACCGAGGATGGCCGCGCGCGTCTGCTGGCGGCGGCGGGCGATGTCGATATTCTGGTGACCAATGCGGGCGGGCCACCACCGGGGCTGTGGTCGGATTGGGAACGCGACGATTTCATCAAGGCACTCGATGCCAATATGCTGGCCCCCATCGCGCTGATGAAGGCCGTTCTGCCCGGCATGATCGCCAAAGGCTGGGGCCGGGTGGTCAATATCACCTCGGGGTCGGTCAAGGCACCGATTGCGCAGCTGGGCCTGTCCAATGCCGCGCGCGCGGGCTTGACCGGCTATGTCGCAGGCACCGCGCGGCAGGTGGCGCAGCACGGGGTGACGATCAACAACATGTTGCCCGGCATCCATGCAACCGACCGCGCGATCAGCCTTGATACCGGTGTCAGCAAGGCGCAGGGCATCGATATGGCCACCGCCAAGGCGCAGCGCGAGGCGACGATCCCCGCCCGCCGCTATGGCACCGCCGCCGAATTCGGCGCGATGTGTGCCTTTTTATGTTCGCAACATGCCGGATTCATCGTCGGCCAGAACATCGTGCTGGATGGCGGGGCGATCAACGCGACGATCTGA
- a CDS encoding ABC transporter ATP-binding protein: MTLPRLAVRHLVKTFAGRRVVDDVSLTVMPGQVTCLLGPSGCGKSTTLRIIAGVDMQDSGTIHVDGQLICDTVDRVPPEGRSIGLMFQDFALFPHLTVAQNVGFGLRGRRDDGRVTALLQKVGMLRYLHDYPHQLSGGEQQRVALARALAPQPRIMLMDEPFSGLDDRLRDDIRDETLEILKSEGTAVLLVTHEPNEALRMADEIALMRDGRVVQRGSPYNIYNAPKDLQAAGFFSDINVIKGKVQGALTDTPFGQFLAPGVPDGTEVDIVIRPQHLKIDFDRAGRGPNPTPQDGTPARGVVQRARFIGASSLVEFRMDFDGSILRAAVPSVFLPKVGTPLWIMIRRDRCFVFPRG, from the coding sequence ATGACATTGCCCCGCCTTGCCGTTCGCCATCTGGTCAAGACTTTTGCCGGGCGGCGCGTCGTCGATGATGTCAGCCTGACGGTGATGCCGGGGCAGGTGACCTGCCTCTTGGGGCCATCGGGCTGCGGCAAATCCACCACTTTGCGGATCATCGCGGGCGTGGATATGCAAGACAGCGGCACGATCCATGTCGATGGCCAGCTGATCTGTGACACGGTCGACCGCGTCCCCCCCGAAGGCCGGTCCATCGGGTTGATGTTTCAGGATTTCGCGCTGTTTCCGCATTTGACCGTGGCGCAGAATGTGGGCTTTGGGCTGCGCGGCCGGCGCGATGACGGGCGGGTCACGGCGCTTTTGCAAAAGGTCGGGATGCTGCGCTATCTGCATGATTACCCGCATCAATTGTCGGGCGGCGAACAGCAGCGCGTCGCTCTGGCCCGCGCTTTGGCACCGCAGCCGCGCATCATGCTGATGGACGAGCCGTTTTCCGGCCTCGATGACCGCCTGCGCGATGATATCCGCGATGAGACGCTGGAGATTTTGAAAAGCGAAGGCACCGCCGTCTTGCTGGTCACGCATGAACCCAACGAGGCGCTGCGCATGGCCGATGAAATCGCCTTGATGCGCGACGGGCGCGTGGTGCAGCGCGGCTCGCCCTATAATATCTATAACGCGCCCAAGGATTTGCAGGCGGCGGGTTTTTTCAGCGATATCAACGTGATCAAGGGCAAAGTCCAGGGCGCGCTGACCGATACGCCCTTTGGTCAGTTCCTCGCCCCCGGCGTGCCGGACGGGACCGAGGTCGATATCGTGATCCGCCCCCAGCATCTGAAGATTGATTTTGACCGCGCCGGTCGCGGCCCGAACCCGACCCCCCAAGACGGCACCCCCGCGCGCGGCGTGGTGCAGCGCGCGCGGTTCATCGGCGCGTCGAGCCTGGTGGAATTTCGCATGGATTTTGACGGGTCCATCCTGCGCGCCGCTGTCCCATCGGTATTTTTGCCAAAGGTGGGCACGCCGCTGTGGATCATGATCCGGCGGGACCGGTGTTTTGTCTTTCCGCGGGGGTAG
- a CDS encoding sarcosine oxidase subunit alpha family protein — MSTRLSGHGRLIDRSKPVSFTFNGKNLRGFAGDTLASALLANDQMLVGRSFKYHRPRGVVAAGAEEPNGLVNLGQGARFEPNQRITTTELFDGLTATSQNHWPSLEFDVGAINTHLSRFLPAGFYYKMFMFPRPFWKHVYEPFIRKSAGLGRAPKDRDQDIYEHFNMHVDVLVVGGGIAGLAAALAAGQSGAQVLLIEQTADWGGRAVVDGVQIDGMDAADWVNFTLQLLGKMENVTIRARCMGAGVYDHGYTLAYERLKDHVPDQDGPRHRLWRIRAARIVTATGAIERPLSFAGNDLPGVVLAGAVRDYAVNFGVSIGDRTVVVTNNDDAYRTAIALKEAGLEVPVIVDARTAPAGPLIDQARNLGIRVADGKGIAKVKGGKRVTGVALCAQAGEGAVLEEIACDCVAMSGGWSPVVHLWSHCGGKLVWDDAQAMFRPDTARPPTGADGAGFVIAAGVANGHLRSADVLADGIAAGKTAAAACGHKKRLAAAPVATDADQGPIAPVWMMPQGASYALRSKTWLDFQNDVKVTDVQLAAQEGFESVEHAKRYTTLGMATDQGKLSNINGLAVLSDALNAAIPNVGTTTFRPPYTPISMAAIAGAARDEVFQPLRKTPMSDWHNANGADNEPVGQWRRPFAYLRAGEKVHDAVNREVTNARSNIGLLDASTLGKLVVKGPDAGKFLDMLYTNMMSNLPVGKCRYGLMCSENGFLMDDGVVARLSEDSWLCHTTTGGADRIHAWMEDWLQCEWWDWQVYVANVTEQWAQVAVVGPKAKLLLDKLGGMDLSALPFMQWQAGQIGGFDARVFRISFSGELSYEIAVPAGQGRAFWETLIAAGEAFGIMPYGTEALHIMRAEKGFIMIGDETDGTVIPQDLNLHWALSKKKDDYLGKRAHARSFMDNPDRWRLVGLETLDGSVLPDGAYAIADGTNANGQRNTQGRVTSTYHSPTLGRGIAMGLVHRGPDRMGEVISFNTVDDAKTVAARIVDPVFYDKEGAKQNV; from the coding sequence ATGAGCACGCGTCTTTCGGGGCATGGCCGTCTGATCGACCGGAGTAAGCCGGTCTCTTTCACCTTCAACGGCAAAAACCTGCGCGGTTTTGCAGGCGATACGCTGGCCTCGGCGCTGCTGGCCAATGACCAGATGCTGGTGGGTCGGTCATTCAAATATCACCGCCCGCGCGGCGTGGTCGCGGCAGGGGCCGAGGAACCCAACGGGCTGGTCAATCTGGGCCAAGGCGCGCGGTTCGAGCCGAACCAGCGCATCACCACGACAGAATTGTTCGACGGGCTGACGGCGACCAGCCAGAACCATTGGCCCAGCCTTGAATTCGACGTGGGCGCGATCAACACGCATCTGTCGCGCTTTCTGCCGGCGGGTTTTTATTACAAGATGTTCATGTTCCCGCGCCCGTTCTGGAAACATGTCTATGAACCATTCATCCGCAAATCCGCCGGTCTGGGCCGCGCGCCCAAGGATCGCGATCAGGATATCTATGAGCATTTCAACATGCATGTGGATGTGCTGGTGGTCGGCGGCGGGATCGCGGGGCTGGCAGCGGCGCTGGCGGCGGGGCAGTCCGGCGCGCAGGTTCTGCTGATCGAACAGACCGCCGATTGGGGTGGCCGCGCTGTCGTGGACGGCGTGCAGATCGACGGGATGGATGCGGCCGATTGGGTGAATTTCACGCTGCAACTGCTTGGCAAGATGGAAAATGTCACGATCCGTGCGCGCTGCATGGGGGCGGGCGTTTATGACCATGGTTATACGCTGGCCTATGAACGGCTGAAAGATCACGTGCCCGATCAGGACGGTCCGCGCCACCGGCTGTGGCGTATTCGCGCCGCGCGGATCGTGACCGCCACGGGGGCGATCGAGCGGCCGCTGTCTTTTGCGGGCAATGATCTGCCCGGCGTGGTGCTGGCGGGGGCCGTGCGCGATTACGCGGTGAATTTCGGCGTCTCTATCGGGGATCGCACCGTGGTTGTGACCAATAACGATGATGCTTACCGCACCGCCATCGCCTTGAAAGAGGCAGGGCTGGAAGTGCCGGTCATTGTCGATGCGCGCACCGCCCCCGCAGGGCCACTGATCGACCAGGCGCGCAACTTGGGCATCCGTGTGGCCGATGGCAAAGGCATCGCAAAGGTCAAAGGCGGCAAGCGTGTCACCGGTGTCGCCCTTTGTGCGCAGGCCGGTGAAGGCGCTGTGCTGGAAGAAATCGCCTGCGATTGCGTGGCGATGTCGGGCGGCTGGTCGCCGGTCGTGCATCTGTGGTCGCATTGCGGCGGCAAGCTGGTCTGGGACGATGCCCAAGCGATGTTCCGCCCTGACACGGCGCGCCCGCCAACCGGTGCTGATGGCGCGGGTTTCGTGATCGCCGCCGGTGTCGCCAATGGCCATCTGCGCAGCGCCGATGTGCTGGCTGACGGGATCGCCGCGGGCAAGACGGCTGCGGCGGCATGCGGGCATAAGAAACGCTTGGCCGCGGCCCCCGTCGCCACCGATGCTGACCAAGGCCCGATCGCCCCGGTCTGGATGATGCCGCAGGGGGCCAGCTATGCGTTGCGGTCCAAAACATGGCTGGATTTCCAGAATGACGTGAAAGTCACCGATGTGCAGCTGGCCGCGCAAGAAGGGTTTGAATCCGTCGAACATGCCAAGCGCTATACCACGCTGGGCATGGCAACCGATCAGGGAAAGCTAAGCAATATCAACGGATTGGCGGTGCTTTCTGATGCTTTGAACGCGGCGATCCCCAATGTCGGCACTACGACCTTTCGTCCGCCCTATACGCCGATTTCCATGGCGGCGATTGCAGGGGCTGCGCGCGACGAAGTGTTCCAGCCTTTGCGCAAGACCCCGATGTCGGATTGGCACAATGCCAATGGCGCCGATAATGAACCCGTGGGCCAATGGCGCCGGCCTTTCGCCTATCTGCGTGCCGGCGAAAAGGTCCATGATGCCGTGAACCGCGAAGTCACCAATGCGCGCAGCAATATCGGGCTGCTCGATGCCTCGACCCTTGGCAAATTGGTGGTCAAAGGGCCGGATGCAGGCAAATTTCTGGACATGCTTTACACCAATATGATGTCCAACCTGCCTGTGGGCAAATGCCGTTACGGGCTGATGTGTTCGGAAAACGGGTTCTTGATGGATGATGGCGTTGTCGCGCGCCTGTCCGAGGATAGCTGGCTGTGCCACACCACCACCGGCGGGGCCGACCGGATCCACGCCTGGATGGAAGATTGGCTGCAATGCGAATGGTGGGATTGGCAGGTCTATGTCGCCAATGTCACCGAACAATGGGCGCAGGTCGCCGTGGTCGGGCCAAAGGCCAAGCTGCTGCTGGACAAGCTGGGCGGGATGGATCTGTCCGCGCTGCCGTTCATGCAATGGCAGGCAGGCCAGATCGGCGGGTTTGATGCGCGGGTGTTCCGGATTTCATTCTCGGGCGAGCTGTCTTACGAAATCGCCGTGCCAGCGGGGCAGGGCCGCGCCTTTTGGGAGACGCTGATCGCGGCCGGTGAGGCATTCGGGATCATGCCTTATGGCACCGAGGCGCTGCATATCATGCGCGCCGAAAAGGGCTTTATCATGATCGGTGATGAAACCGATGGCACCGTCATTCCGCAGGATCTGAACCTGCATTGGGCCTTGTCCAAGAAGAAAGACGACTATCTTGGCAAACGCGCCCATGCGCGCAGTTTCATGGATAATCCGGATCGCTGGCGGCTTGTGGGGCTGGAAACGCTGGACGGATCGGTCCTGCCCGACGGGGCCTATGCGATTGCCGATGGCACCAATGCCAATGGCCAGCGCAACACCCAAGGGCGTGTGACCTCGACCTATCATTCGCCGACGCTGGGGCGCGGGATCGCCATGGGTCTGGTGCATCGCGGCCCCGACCGGATGGGCGAGGTGATCAGTTTCAACACCGTGGATGACGCCAAGACCGTCGCCGCCCGGATCGTTGATCCGGTGTTTTATGACAAGGAAGGGGCAAAGCAGAATGTCTGA
- a CDS encoding DUF1289 domain-containing protein, which translates to MTIPEPTDHIWKRAEIDSPCIKICVIQPETRLCTGCLRTIDEISAWSRMTPEARAQVMAELPARKGLVAKRRGGRAGRVK; encoded by the coding sequence GTGACCATCCCCGAACCGACCGACCACATCTGGAAACGGGCCGAAATCGACAGCCCCTGTATCAAGATCTGCGTGATCCAGCCCGAAACGCGGCTGTGCACGGGCTGTCTGCGCACGATCGACGAGATCAGCGCCTGGTCACGGATGACCCCCGAGGCACGGGCGCAGGTGATGGCAGAATTGCCCGCCCGCAAAGGGCTGGTCGCCAAACGGCGCGGCGGGCGTGCGGGACGGGTGAAGTGA
- a CDS encoding sarcosine oxidase subunit beta family protein: protein MKRYSAFAIAREAFRQHTGWSRAWANPAPRAKYDVIIVGAGGHGLATAYYLGKNFGITNVAILEKGWLGGGNTGRNTTIIRSNYLQDPSAAIYEKSRSLYETMSQDLNYNVMFSPRGVIMLAQTQHEVRGYKRTAHANALQGVKTEWIGPDKVKELCPIMNIDGPRYPVLGGLWQARGGTARHDAVAWGYARACSDMGMHVIQQCEVTAIRRDGARVIGVDTTKGAIDCDKLGLVVAGHSGVMAQMAGFRLPIESVALQALVSEPIKPCMDVVVMANTVHGYMSQSDKGEMVIGGGTDGYNNYTQRGSFHHIEETVRALVETFPMIARLKMLRQWGGIVDVTGDRSPILSKTPVDGVFVNCGWGTGGFKAIPGSGWAMAELIAKGQSPLTEEFSMFRFREGKFIDESVAAGVAH, encoded by the coding sequence ATGAAACGATATTCCGCCTTTGCCATTGCGCGAGAAGCGTTCCGCCAGCACACAGGCTGGTCCCGTGCCTGGGCCAATCCCGCGCCGCGTGCCAAATATGACGTGATCATCGTCGGTGCGGGCGGGCATGGGTTGGCCACGGCCTATTACCTGGGCAAGAATTTCGGCATCACCAATGTCGCGATCCTGGAAAAAGGCTGGCTGGGCGGCGGCAATACCGGCCGCAACACGACGATCATCCGCTCGAACTACCTGCAAGACCCTTCGGCTGCGATCTATGAAAAATCCCGCAGCCTCTATGAGACGATGTCGCAGGACCTGAATTACAACGTGATGTTCAGCCCGCGGGGCGTGATCATGCTGGCCCAGACCCAGCACGAGGTGCGCGGCTATAAACGCACCGCCCATGCCAATGCGCTGCAAGGCGTGAAAACCGAATGGATCGGTCCCGACAAGGTCAAAGAGCTGTGCCCGATCATGAATATCGACGGGCCGCGCTATCCTGTGCTGGGCGGCTTGTGGCAGGCGCGCGGTGGCACGGCGCGCCATGATGCGGTCGCCTGGGGCTATGCGCGGGCCTGTTCGGATATGGGCATGCATGTCATCCAGCAATGCGAGGTCACGGCCATTCGCCGTGACGGGGCGCGCGTGATCGGCGTCGATACCACCAAGGGCGCGATTGATTGCGACAAGCTGGGGCTGGTCGTTGCGGGCCATTCCGGTGTGATGGCGCAGATGGCGGGGTTCCGGCTGCCGATTGAATCGGTGGCTTTGCAGGCGCTGGTGTCAGAGCCGATCAAGCCTTGTATGGATGTCGTGGTCATGGCCAATACCGTGCATGGCTATATGTCCCAATCCGACAAGGGCGAGATGGTGATCGGCGGCGGCACCGACGGATATAACAATTACACCCAGCGCGGCAGCTTTCATCATATCGAGGAAACCGTCCGCGCCCTGGTGGAAACCTTCCCGATGATCGCGCGGCTGAAAATGCTGCGCCAATGGGGCGGGATCGTGGATGTGACGGGCGACCGCTCGCCCATCTTGTCGAAAACGCCGGTCGATGGCGTCTTTGTCAATTGCGGCTGGGGCACTGGCGGGTTCAAGGCCATCCCCGGATCAGGCTGGGCCATGGCGGAATTGATCGCCAAGGGCCAATCGCCGCTGACCGAGGAATTTTCGATGTTCCGGTTCCGCGAAGGCAAGTTCATCGACGAAAGCGTCGCCGCGGGGGTGGCGCATTGA
- a CDS encoding sarcosine oxidase subunit gamma: MSDAISALQGRTTSGEVTIREAGLCGMITLRGDLSNTKLRAICKKITGQSFPAKGKISATGAVGLGWMSPDEILLLLPYEEVTEALAQIDAALAGQHYLAENVSDARALIHVEGGFAREVLAKLTPADLHPARFGPGDLRRSHLGQVAAAFWMTQPDHFTVICFRSVADYAHELLVASAKAGPVGAL; this comes from the coding sequence ATGTCTGACGCCATCAGCGCCTTGCAAGGCCGCACAACATCCGGCGAGGTCACGATCCGCGAGGCGGGTCTGTGTGGCATGATCACCCTGCGCGGCGATCTGTCGAATACCAAGCTGCGCGCGATCTGCAAGAAGATCACCGGCCAATCCTTTCCAGCCAAAGGCAAAATCAGCGCCACAGGTGCGGTTGGCCTGGGCTGGATGTCGCCGGATGAAATCTTGCTGCTACTGCCCTATGAAGAGGTCACAGAGGCGCTGGCGCAGATTGATGCCGCCCTGGCGGGCCAGCATTACCTGGCCGAGAACGTATCGGACGCGCGTGCGTTGATCCATGTCGAGGGTGGTTTCGCGCGCGAGGTGCTGGCCAAGCTGACGCCCGCCGATCTGCACCCGGCCCGATTTGGCCCCGGTGATTTGCGCCGCAGCCATCTGGGGCAGGTCGCTGCCGCCTTTTGGATGACGCAGCCCGATCATTTTACGGTTATCTGTTTCCGCTCGGTTGCGGATTATGCCCATGAATTGCTGGTGGCTTCGGCCAAGGCTGGCCCTGTCGGCGCATTGTGA
- a CDS encoding sarcosine oxidase subunit delta, whose product MLTLHCPYCGVQADETDLQPGGQAHLKRFGPGSSDDQFEDYMFMRENPKGVHFERWRHAYGCGKWFLAARCTATLEVFGTYPAQTTKPPQDICDKITAKRPGWTWGDFA is encoded by the coding sequence ATGCTGACCCTTCACTGCCCCTATTGCGGGGTTCAGGCCGATGAAACCGATCTGCAACCGGGCGGGCAGGCGCATCTCAAACGCTTTGGCCCCGGATCATCCGATGACCAGTTCGAGGATTACATGTTCATGCGCGAAAACCCCAAAGGCGTGCATTTCGAACGCTGGCGGCATGCCTATGGCTGCGGCAAATGGTTTCTGGCCGCGCGCTGCACTGCCACGCTTGAGGTCTTTGGCACCTATCCGGCCCAAACCACCAAACCGCCGCAGGACATCTGCGACAAGATCACGGCCAAACGTCCCGGCTGGACATGGGGAGATTTCGCATGA
- a CDS encoding superoxide dismutase produces MSFSLPDLPYAHDALASKGMSAETLEFHHDIHHNAYVTNGNKAIEGTPWAGKSLEEIIVGTYDSAAVAQSGIFNNISQLWNHNQFWEMMTPAASKMPSELEKALVESFGSVDAFKSEFSAAGAGQFGSGWAWLVKKADGALAITKTENGVNPLCFGQTALLGCDVWEHSYYIDFRNKRPAYLTNFLDNLVNWENVASRM; encoded by the coding sequence ATGTCATTCTCGCTTCCTGATCTGCCCTATGCCCATGATGCGCTGGCATCCAAGGGGATGTCTGCCGAAACGCTCGAATTCCATCATGACATCCACCACAATGCCTATGTGACCAATGGCAACAAGGCGATTGAAGGCACCCCATGGGCCGGCAAATCGCTGGAAGAAATCATTGTGGGCACCTATGATTCCGCGGCCGTCGCGCAGAGCGGGATTTTCAACAACATCAGCCAGTTGTGGAATCACAACCAATTCTGGGAAATGATGACCCCCGCTGCCAGCAAGATGCCGTCAGAGCTGGAAAAGGCGCTGGTGGAAAGCTTTGGCTCTGTCGATGCGTTCAAATCCGAGTTCAGCGCCGCCGGTGCGGGCCAGTTCGGGTCCGGCTGGGCCTGGTTGGTGAAAAAAGCCGATGGCGCGCTGGCGATCACCAAGACCGAAAACGGCGTGAACCCTTTGTGTTTCGGCCAGACAGCCTTGCTGGGGTGTGATGTGTGGGAACATTCCTATTACATCGATTTCCGTAACAAGCGCCCGGCCTATCTGACCAACTTCCTTGATAATCTGGTCAATTGGGAAAATGTCGCCAGCCGGATGTAA